A single region of the Mycobacterium lentiflavum genome encodes:
- a CDS encoding serine hydrolase, with the protein MTKRAALAAVVLLLSLVGCGSGHPISSPLSTLSEAPPNEMSGLDIPAGRIGAAIAKVDGLVDDLMRSTGVPGLSVAIVRDGKTVYAKGFGVKDATKGNGPDNKVDADTVFQLASVSKSVGATVVAHEVATNVVTWDTPVSAKLGWFALSDPYVTGHVTIADLYSHRSGLPDHAGDKLEDLGYDRRQVLERLKYLPLAPFRSSYAYTNFGLTAAAEAVAAAAGKSWEDLSDEVLYRPLGMTSTSSKYADYLARPNRAVLHVKVGDKWEPRLQRDPDAQTPAGGVSSSTNDMARWLTMVMANGSYNGQQITSPEALLPAITPQVVSSPASSPKARAGTYGHGFNTSVTSSGRTEYSHSGAFASGAATNFVAMPSEDIGIIALTNGAPYGIPEALTAQFMDLVQYGQIREDWPALYKHAIGWMNNAEGSLVGKQAPANPAPARPLTDYVGVYASDYWGPAVVTQNNGQLQLALGPKNRTFGLTHWDGDTFTFSITDENAPSGTISKAVFSGNSLNLEYYDSDKLGTFTR; encoded by the coding sequence ATGACGAAACGCGCGGCCCTCGCCGCTGTCGTGTTGTTGCTCTCGCTGGTCGGATGTGGCTCGGGTCATCCCATATCGAGTCCGCTGTCGACGTTGTCTGAAGCGCCTCCCAACGAAATGTCGGGCCTGGATATTCCCGCCGGCCGCATCGGGGCCGCCATCGCGAAGGTCGACGGCCTGGTCGACGACCTGATGCGCAGCACCGGCGTCCCCGGTTTGTCGGTCGCCATTGTCCGCGATGGAAAGACGGTGTACGCCAAGGGCTTCGGAGTGAAGGACGCGACCAAAGGCAACGGCCCAGACAATAAGGTCGACGCGGATACCGTCTTCCAGTTGGCATCAGTGTCGAAATCGGTGGGCGCGACCGTGGTCGCACATGAAGTGGCCACCAACGTCGTCACCTGGGACACGCCGGTGTCGGCCAAGCTGGGATGGTTTGCGCTGTCGGATCCCTACGTCACCGGCCATGTGACCATCGCCGACCTGTACTCGCACCGCTCCGGACTGCCCGATCACGCCGGCGACAAGCTCGAGGATCTCGGGTACGACCGCCGCCAAGTGCTGGAGCGGCTGAAGTACCTGCCGCTGGCTCCTTTTCGAAGTAGCTACGCTTACACCAACTTTGGCTTGACCGCAGCCGCCGAGGCGGTGGCGGCAGCCGCGGGCAAATCCTGGGAGGACCTGTCCGACGAGGTGCTCTACCGCCCCCTGGGTATGACGTCGACGAGTTCGAAGTACGCCGATTATCTGGCCCGGCCCAACCGCGCGGTGCTGCATGTCAAGGTTGGCGACAAGTGGGAGCCACGCTTGCAGCGTGACCCCGACGCGCAGACGCCGGCGGGCGGGGTGAGTTCGTCGACCAACGACATGGCGCGCTGGCTGACCATGGTGATGGCCAACGGCAGCTACAACGGGCAGCAGATCACCTCGCCCGAAGCCCTGCTGCCCGCGATCACGCCCCAGGTCGTATCGTCACCCGCGTCATCGCCAAAAGCCCGGGCCGGGACGTATGGTCACGGTTTCAACACCTCGGTGACCTCGTCGGGACGCACCGAGTACAGCCATTCCGGCGCCTTCGCATCCGGCGCAGCGACCAACTTCGTCGCGATGCCGTCCGAAGACATCGGCATCATCGCGTTGACCAACGGTGCGCCGTACGGGATTCCGGAAGCGCTGACCGCCCAATTCATGGATCTGGTGCAGTACGGCCAAATTCGTGAGGACTGGCCGGCGTTGTACAAGCATGCGATCGGTTGGATGAACAACGCCGAGGGCTCGCTGGTCGGCAAGCAGGCCCCCGCGAACCCCGCGCCGGCCCGGCCGCTCACCGACTACGTCGGCGTCTACGCCAGCGACTACTGGGGCCCGGCCGTCGTGACCCAGAACAACGGGCAACTTCAGCTCGCGCTGGGGCCGAAGAATCGGACATTCGGACTCACACACTGGGACGGTGACACCTTCACCTTCTCGATCACCGATGAAAATGCGCCGTCCGGAACGATTTCCAAGGCTGTGTTTTCCGGGAACAGCCTGAACCTGGAATACTACGACTCCGACAAGCTGGGAACGTTCACCCGATGA
- the mug gene encoding G/U mismatch-specific DNA glycosylase, with amino-acid sequence MHYESDILAPGLDVVFCGMNPAATAAADGHNFSNRSNRFWPVLHLAGFTETQLRPEEERRLLDYGCGITAVVARPTRMASDVSTEEFRYARAEFEAKMRRYAPRAIGFLGKRALAAMTGVSRIPWGRYAPGFADTTAWVLPNPSGLNRGFTLDDLTRAYAELRCALTDNATTATTG; translated from the coding sequence ATGCATTATGAATCGGACATCCTTGCCCCGGGTCTCGACGTCGTCTTCTGTGGAATGAACCCGGCGGCGACGGCTGCCGCCGACGGGCACAATTTCTCGAATCGCAGCAACCGGTTTTGGCCCGTTTTGCATCTGGCCGGCTTCACCGAGACGCAGCTACGGCCCGAGGAGGAGCGCCGATTGCTCGACTACGGTTGCGGCATCACCGCGGTCGTTGCCCGGCCGACTCGAATGGCCAGCGATGTCTCGACGGAGGAGTTCCGCTACGCCCGAGCCGAGTTCGAAGCGAAGATGCGACGTTACGCGCCGCGCGCGATCGGCTTCCTCGGAAAGCGTGCCCTGGCGGCGATGACCGGCGTATCGAGAATCCCCTGGGGTCGCTATGCGCCCGGATTCGCCGACACCACGGCATGGGTACTGCCCAACCCCAGCGGCCTCAACCGAGGGTTCACCCTCGATGATCTGACTCGCGCATACGCCGAATTGCGTTGTGCGCTAACCGATAACGCTACAACCGCCACCACGGGTTGA
- a CDS encoding MBL fold metallo-hydrolase, which translates to MVPAALRLAAGTVSLAAGGWMLRALHGAPAALGADPSSIRDVTQHSPNVRDGVFVNLDPASDANLDREQFALIAWEFVGRRGHSRPPGPIPLNAPGTFDADPGRLAVSWLGHSTALLEIDGYRVLTDPVWSHRCSPSNVIGPERLHPPPMQLEALPAVDAVVISHDHYDHLDIDTVMALARTQRAPFFVPLGVGAHLRAWGIPGHRIVELDWNESGHVDELTLSCLPARHFSGRFLDRNTTLWASWGIVGPSHRAYFGGDTGFTKSFERIGSEHGPFDLTLLPIGAYNPGWPDIHMNPEEAVRAHLDLTAGGSGLMVPIHWGTFRLAPHPWAEPVERMLAAAEAAEVAVAVPAPGQRLDPSGPLRFNPWWRL; encoded by the coding sequence GTGGTGCCCGCAGCGCTTCGCTTGGCCGCCGGCACGGTCTCGCTTGCCGCCGGCGGGTGGATGTTGCGTGCGCTACACGGGGCGCCGGCCGCGCTGGGTGCCGACCCGTCGTCGATCCGCGACGTGACGCAGCACTCGCCCAATGTGCGCGACGGCGTCTTCGTCAACCTCGACCCCGCCTCGGATGCCAACTTGGACCGCGAGCAGTTTGCGCTGATCGCGTGGGAGTTCGTGGGGCGACGCGGCCACAGCCGCCCGCCGGGGCCGATCCCGCTGAATGCACCGGGGACCTTCGACGCCGACCCGGGTCGATTGGCCGTCAGTTGGCTGGGCCACTCGACCGCCCTGCTGGAGATCGACGGCTACCGGGTGCTGACCGATCCGGTGTGGAGCCACCGCTGCTCGCCGTCGAATGTGATCGGACCCGAGCGCCTGCATCCGCCGCCGATGCAGCTCGAAGCGCTGCCCGCCGTCGACGCCGTGGTGATCAGCCATGACCACTACGACCATCTCGACATCGACACCGTCATGGCGTTGGCCCGCACCCAGCGGGCGCCGTTCTTCGTCCCGCTCGGTGTGGGCGCCCACCTGCGCGCATGGGGTATTCCGGGGCATCGCATCGTCGAACTCGACTGGAATGAAAGCGGTCACGTCGACGAGCTGACCCTGAGTTGCCTGCCGGCACGCCACTTTTCGGGTCGCTTCCTGGACCGCAACACCACGCTGTGGGCGTCGTGGGGGATCGTCGGTCCCAGTCACCGCGCCTATTTCGGCGGGGATACCGGATTCACGAAGAGCTTCGAGCGGATCGGTTCCGAGCACGGACCGTTCGACCTGACGCTGTTGCCCATCGGCGCCTACAACCCGGGGTGGCCCGACATTCACATGAATCCCGAAGAGGCGGTCCGGGCCCACCTAGATCTCACGGCCGGCGGGTCCGGCCTGATGGTGCCGATCCACTGGGGCACTTTCCGGCTGGCACCACACCCGTGGGCCGAGCCGGTCGAGCGGATGCTGGCGGCCGCCGAAGCCGCCGAAGTCGCGGTGGCGGTTCCGGCCCCCGGGCAACGGCTGGATCCGTCCGGACCGCTGCGATTCAACCCGTGGTGGCGGTTGTAG
- a CDS encoding enoyl-CoA hydratase, whose translation MIGITQVEAVMTIELQRPERRNALNSQLVDELREAVLKAGDGSTRVIVLTGQGTVFCAGADLSGDAFAADYPDRLIELHKALDAAPIPVIGAINGPAIGAGLQLAMQCDLRVVAPDAFFQFPTSKYGLALDNWSIRRLSSLVGHGRARAMLLTAEKLTAETALQTGMANRIGTLEDAQAWGAEISGLAPLAIQHAKRVLNDDGSIEEAWPVHKELFDKAWGSQDVIEAQVARVEKRPPRFQGA comes from the coding sequence ATGATCGGTATCACGCAGGTCGAAGCCGTAATGACCATCGAGTTGCAGCGTCCGGAGCGTCGCAACGCCCTGAACTCACAGCTCGTCGACGAGCTCCGGGAGGCCGTGCTGAAGGCCGGTGACGGATCCACCCGCGTGATCGTGCTGACCGGGCAGGGCACGGTGTTCTGCGCCGGCGCGGACCTGTCCGGCGATGCGTTCGCCGCCGACTACCCAGACCGGCTGATCGAGTTGCACAAGGCCTTGGACGCCGCTCCCATCCCGGTGATCGGCGCGATCAACGGCCCGGCCATCGGCGCGGGCTTGCAGCTGGCCATGCAATGCGATCTGCGGGTCGTCGCCCCGGACGCGTTCTTTCAGTTCCCGACGTCGAAATACGGTCTGGCCCTGGATAATTGGAGCATCCGGCGGCTGTCGTCGCTGGTCGGCCACGGCCGGGCCCGGGCGATGCTGCTGACGGCGGAGAAGTTGACCGCCGAGACCGCGTTGCAGACCGGGATGGCCAACCGGATCGGGACGCTGGAAGACGCGCAGGCCTGGGGCGCCGAGATCAGCGGGCTGGCGCCGCTGGCGATTCAGCATGCCAAGCGGGTACTCAACGACGACGGTTCGATCGAGGAGGCCTGGCCGGTGCACAAGGAATTGTTCGACAAGGCTTGGGGCAGCCAGGACGTGATCGAGGCGCAAGTCGCCAGGGTGGAGAAGCGGCCACCCAGGTTCCAAGGGGCCTGA
- a CDS encoding acetyl-coenzyme A carboxylase carboxyl transferase subunits beta/alpha, with protein MSRITTEQLQDAVLDDRSFVSWDSAPLQIPISKAYARELADARAATGLDEAVLTGEGRIHGRRVALVVCEFSFLGGSIGVAAAERITTAVQRATAERLPLLASPSSGGTRMQEGTVAFLQMVKIAAAVRLHKQAHLPYLVYLRNPTTGGVFASWGSLGHITVAEPGALIGFLGPRVYQQLYGEPFPKGIQTAENLQRHGVIDGVVAIDELRRTVDRALTVIADAPEPPPAAPPVESIPDVPAWDSVIASRRPDRPGVGQLLRHGATDLVLLSGYDGVGALPRKREVPPPACGGAATTLLALARFAGQPAVVLGQQRLTGGLVGPASLREARRGMALAAELRLPLVLVIDTAGPALSAEAEQDGLAGQIAQCVAELVTLDTPTVSVLLGQGSGGPALAMVPADRVLAALHGWLAPLPPEGASAIVFRDTAHAPELAAAQGIRSADLLGSGIVDAIVPEHPDAADEPLEFSQRLSAAIAAEVHALRGIPGDERIAERLRRYRGIGLP; from the coding sequence GTGAGTCGCATCACGACCGAACAACTGCAGGATGCGGTGTTGGACGACCGCTCGTTTGTGAGCTGGGACAGCGCACCGCTACAGATACCGATCAGCAAGGCCTATGCGCGCGAGCTTGCCGACGCCCGGGCCGCCACCGGCCTGGACGAAGCGGTGCTGACCGGCGAGGGGCGAATACACGGTCGCCGGGTGGCGCTCGTGGTGTGCGAGTTTAGTTTCCTCGGCGGGTCGATCGGGGTGGCGGCGGCCGAACGAATCACCACCGCCGTGCAGCGGGCCACGGCCGAGCGGCTCCCGCTGCTGGCCTCGCCGAGCTCCGGCGGCACCCGCATGCAGGAGGGCACCGTCGCGTTCCTGCAGATGGTGAAGATCGCCGCGGCCGTCCGGCTGCACAAGCAGGCGCACCTGCCCTACCTCGTCTACCTGCGCAACCCGACCACCGGCGGGGTGTTCGCGTCATGGGGATCGCTGGGTCATATCACCGTCGCCGAGCCGGGCGCGCTGATCGGGTTCCTCGGGCCACGGGTGTACCAGCAGCTCTACGGCGAACCGTTCCCGAAGGGCATCCAGACCGCGGAGAACCTGCAGCGGCACGGGGTGATCGACGGCGTCGTCGCGATCGACGAACTGCGCCGGACGGTGGATCGCGCGCTGACCGTCATCGCCGACGCTCCCGAGCCGCCGCCCGCCGCGCCGCCCGTCGAATCGATACCCGATGTGCCGGCGTGGGATTCGGTGATCGCGTCGCGGCGACCGGACCGCCCGGGTGTCGGGCAGCTGCTGCGCCACGGCGCCACCGACCTGGTGCTGCTGTCCGGTTATGACGGGGTGGGGGCACTCCCCCGCAAGCGGGAGGTACCCCCACCCGCTTGCGGGGGAGCCGCGACCACCCTGTTGGCGCTGGCCCGATTCGCCGGCCAGCCCGCAGTAGTCCTCGGCCAGCAGCGCCTGACCGGTGGGCTGGTAGGGCCCGCGTCGTTGCGGGAAGCCCGCCGTGGCATGGCGCTGGCCGCCGAGCTGCGGCTGCCACTGGTGCTGGTGATCGACACCGCCGGGCCCGCGCTGTCGGCCGAGGCTGAGCAGGACGGGCTGGCCGGTCAGATCGCCCAATGCGTGGCCGAGCTGGTGACGCTGGACACCCCGACGGTGTCGGTACTGCTGGGCCAGGGCAGCGGCGGGCCGGCGCTGGCGATGGTGCCGGCCGACCGGGTCCTGGCCGCGCTGCACGGCTGGCTGGCCCCGCTGCCGCCCGAGGGCGCCAGCGCAATCGTCTTCCGCGACACCGCGCATGCGCCTGAACTTGCTGCGGCCCAAGGTATTCGGTCGGCCGACCTGTTGGGGTCCGGGATCGTCGACGCCATCGTCCCCGAGCATCCCGACGCCGCCGACGAGCCGCTCGAGTTCTCCCAGCGACTGTCGGCCGCGATCGCCGCAGAGGTGCACGCGCTGCGCGGCATCCCCGGCGACGAACGGATTGCCGAGCGGCTGCGCCGCTACCGCGGCATCGGATTGCCCTGA
- the prrA gene encoding two-component system response regulator PrrA: MGGMDSGVSSPRVLVVDDDSDVLASLERGLRLSGFEVSTAVDGAEALRSATETRPDAIVLDINMPVLDGVSVVTALRAMDNDVPVCVLSARSSVDDRVAGLEAGADDYLVKPFVLAELVARVKALLRRRGAVASTSSETITVGPLEVDIPGRRARVNGVDVDLTKREFDLLAVLAEHKTAVLSRAQLLELVWGYDFAADTNVVDVFIGYLRRKLEANGGPRLLHTVRGVGFVLRMQ; this comes from the coding sequence ATGGGCGGCATGGACTCTGGCGTCAGCTCACCTCGCGTCTTAGTCGTCGACGACGACTCCGATGTGCTTGCCTCGCTGGAACGCGGCCTGCGGCTTTCCGGCTTCGAAGTGTCCACCGCCGTCGACGGGGCCGAGGCCCTGCGCAGCGCCACCGAAACTCGGCCCGACGCGATCGTGCTCGACATCAACATGCCGGTGCTGGACGGCGTCAGCGTCGTCACCGCCCTGCGGGCCATGGACAACGACGTCCCGGTCTGCGTGCTGTCGGCGCGCAGCTCGGTCGACGACCGCGTGGCCGGCCTGGAGGCAGGCGCCGACGACTACCTCGTCAAACCATTCGTGCTGGCCGAGCTGGTCGCCCGGGTCAAGGCGCTGCTACGCCGCCGCGGTGCGGTCGCATCGACCTCGTCGGAAACCATCACGGTGGGACCGCTGGAAGTGGACATCCCCGGCCGCCGGGCCCGGGTCAACGGCGTCGACGTCGATCTGACCAAGCGCGAGTTCGACCTGCTGGCGGTGCTGGCCGAGCACAAGACCGCCGTGCTGTCCCGCGCGCAGCTGTTGGAGCTGGTGTGGGGTTATGACTTCGCCGCCGACACCAACGTCGTCGACGTCTTCATCGGCTACCTGCGCCGCAAGCTGGAAGCCAACGGTGGCCCCAGGTTGCTGCACACCGTCCGTGGCGTTGGGTTCGTGCTGCGGATGCAGTAA
- a CDS encoding sensor histidine kinase: MNFLSRILARTPSLRTRVVLATAIGAAIPVLIVGAVVWVGITNDRKERLDRRLDEAAGFAIPFLPRGLDEIPRSPNDRDAIMTIRRGSLVKSNSDVTLPRLDVDYADTYVDGVRYRVRTVEIPGPEPTSLAVGATYDATLAETNNLHRRVLLICGFAIFASTVFAWLLASFAVRPFKQLAQQTRLIDAGDEAPRVEVHGATEAVEIAEAMRGMLQRIWDEQNRTKEALSSARDFAAVSSHELRTPLTAMRTNLEVLSTLDLPDDQRNEVLGDVIRTQSRIEATLTALERLAQGELSTSDDHVPVDITELLDRAAHDATRVFPDLDVSLVPSPTCIIVGMPAGLRLAVDNAIANAVKHGGATRVQLSAVSSRAGVDIAVDDNGSGVPEGERQVVFERFSRGSTASHSGSGLGLALVAQQAHLHGGTASLEDSPLGGARLLLRLPAPS, translated from the coding sequence ATGAATTTCCTGTCGCGGATCTTGGCCCGTACACCCTCGTTGCGGACCCGGGTGGTGCTCGCGACAGCGATCGGCGCCGCGATTCCGGTGCTCATCGTCGGCGCGGTCGTCTGGGTCGGTATCACCAACGACCGCAAGGAGCGGCTGGACCGTCGGCTCGACGAGGCCGCCGGTTTCGCGATCCCGTTCCTGCCACGCGGCCTGGACGAGATTCCGCGCTCGCCCAACGATCGTGACGCGATCATGACGATCCGGCGCGGCAGCCTGGTGAAGTCGAATTCCGACGTGACGCTGCCCAGGCTGGACGTCGACTATGCCGATACGTACGTGGACGGCGTGCGCTACCGGGTTCGCACGGTGGAGATCCCGGGGCCGGAGCCCACCTCGCTGGCCGTCGGCGCGACGTATGACGCCACCCTCGCCGAGACCAACAATCTGCACCGCAGGGTTCTGCTCATCTGCGGCTTTGCCATCTTCGCGTCGACGGTGTTCGCTTGGCTGCTGGCCTCTTTCGCGGTGCGCCCGTTCAAACAGCTTGCACAGCAGACCCGATTGATCGATGCGGGCGACGAGGCACCCCGGGTCGAAGTGCACGGCGCCACCGAGGCCGTCGAGATCGCCGAAGCCATGCGCGGGATGCTGCAACGCATTTGGGACGAACAGAACCGAACCAAGGAGGCACTCTCGTCGGCGCGCGATTTCGCTGCGGTGTCCTCCCACGAACTCCGCACTCCCCTGACGGCGATGCGCACCAACCTCGAGGTGCTCTCGACCCTCGATCTGCCCGACGACCAGCGCAACGAGGTGCTCGGCGACGTCATCCGGACCCAATCCCGCATCGAGGCGACGCTGACCGCGCTGGAGCGGTTGGCGCAGGGTGAACTGTCCACCTCCGACGACCACGTGCCGGTCGACATCACCGAACTGCTGGACCGCGCCGCCCACGACGCGACAAGGGTCTTCCCCGACCTGGATGTCTCGTTGGTGCCCTCGCCCACCTGCATCATCGTCGGGATGCCGGCCGGGTTGCGCCTCGCGGTCGACAACGCGATCGCCAACGCCGTCAAACACGGCGGCGCCACCCGGGTCCAGCTGTCGGCCGTCAGCTCGCGCGCCGGAGTGGACATCGCCGTCGACGACAACGGCAGTGGCGTGCCCGAAGGCGAGCGCCAAGTGGTGTTCGAGCGCTTCTCACGGGGGTCGACGGCCTCGCACTCGGGCTCCGGTCTCGGGTTGGCCCTGGTGGCCCAGCAGGCCCATTTGCACGGCGGGACCGCGTCGCTGGAAGACAGCCCGCTGGGCGGTGCGCGGCTGCTGCTGAGGCTGCCCGCCCCGAGTTAA
- a CDS encoding DUF2630 family protein has protein sequence MGSKPTDSETLAHIRNLVAEEKNLRAQLQHRDISESEEHERLRRVEVELDQCWDLLRQRRALRETGGDPREAAVRPGDQVEGYLG, from the coding sequence ATGGGCAGTAAACCGACCGACAGCGAGACCCTGGCGCACATTCGCAACCTGGTCGCCGAGGAGAAAAACCTGAGGGCGCAGCTGCAGCACCGCGACATCAGCGAGTCCGAGGAGCATGAACGGCTCCGGCGGGTCGAGGTCGAACTCGACCAGTGCTGGGACCTGCTGCGTCAGCGGCGCGCGCTACGCGAAACCGGTGGTGATCCGCGTGAGGCCGCGGTGCGCCCCGGCGACCAAGTCGAGGGCTACCTGGGCTAG
- a CDS encoding phytoene desaturase family protein — translation MSLGDAPDCDPDSDPDCDAVVVGGGHNGLVAAGYLARAGLRVRLLERLGHIGGAAVSAQAFDGVDVRVSRYSYLVSLLPPRIVADLGAEVRLARRQFSSYTPQPATGGRRGLLVGSQESFRAVGAADDAHGFADFYRRARLVTEPLWPTLTEPLRTRAQARHLVCDGDPAADAAWRSIVDEPIGCAIADAVRDDLVRGVIATDALIGTFARLDDPSANICFLYHVLGGDWDVPIGGMGALTDALAAAAVRHGAEIVTGAEVYGVEPDGQVRYRQDGEERRVRGRFILAGVTPTVLAELLGEPPAPVAPGSQVKVNMVLRRLPRLRDDSVTAEQAFAGTFHVNETWSQLDTAYARAAAGQLPDPLPCEAYCHSLTDPSILSAGLRESGTQTMTVFGLHTPHPLMDTFSREQLTESVLASLNSVLAEPIQDVLMSDAQGRACIETTTTLDLQHTLAMTAGNIFHGALSWPFADDDEALDIPARQWGVATAHERIMLCGSGARRGGAVSGIGGHNAAMAVLASMPRTS, via the coding sequence ATGTCCCTCGGTGACGCGCCGGATTGCGACCCGGATTCCGACCCGGATTGCGACGCCGTCGTCGTGGGCGGGGGCCACAACGGCCTGGTGGCAGCCGGCTACCTGGCCCGAGCGGGTCTCCGGGTGCGGTTGCTGGAGCGGTTGGGGCACATCGGCGGGGCCGCGGTGTCGGCGCAGGCCTTCGACGGCGTCGACGTCCGGGTGTCGCGGTACTCGTATTTGGTCAGCCTGTTGCCACCGCGCATCGTCGCGGACCTGGGCGCCGAAGTACGGCTGGCCCGGCGGCAATTCTCGTCGTACACACCCCAGCCGGCGACGGGCGGGCGTCGCGGGCTGCTGGTCGGGTCCCAGGAGTCGTTCCGCGCGGTCGGCGCCGCCGACGACGCGCACGGTTTCGCTGATTTCTACCGGCGCGCGCGCCTGGTGACCGAGCCGCTGTGGCCGACGCTGACCGAACCGCTGCGCACCCGCGCGCAGGCCCGCCACCTCGTCTGCGACGGCGATCCGGCGGCCGACGCGGCATGGCGGTCGATCGTCGACGAGCCGATCGGCTGCGCGATCGCCGACGCGGTGCGCGACGACCTGGTCCGCGGCGTGATCGCCACCGACGCGTTGATCGGCACGTTCGCGCGTCTCGACGATCCGTCGGCGAACATCTGCTTTCTGTATCACGTGCTCGGCGGGGACTGGGACGTCCCGATCGGCGGGATGGGTGCTCTGACGGACGCCCTGGCCGCCGCGGCTGTCCGTCATGGCGCCGAAATAGTTACCGGCGCAGAGGTTTACGGTGTGGAGCCGGACGGCCAGGTCCGCTACCGCCAGGACGGCGAAGAGCGCCGGGTTCGAGGCCGGTTCATTCTGGCCGGCGTCACCCCGACGGTGCTGGCCGAGCTGCTCGGTGAGCCGCCGGCACCGGTGGCACCGGGGTCGCAGGTGAAGGTGAACATGGTGCTGCGGCGGTTGCCCCGGCTACGCGACGACAGCGTCACCGCCGAACAGGCGTTCGCCGGCACGTTTCACGTCAACGAGACGTGGAGCCAACTGGATACCGCCTACGCACGCGCGGCCGCCGGCCAGCTTCCGGATCCGTTGCCGTGTGAGGCGTACTGCCATTCGCTGACGGACCCGAGCATCCTGTCGGCCGGGCTGCGCGAGTCGGGGACTCAGACGATGACCGTATTCGGCTTGCACACACCGCACCCGTTGATGGACACCTTCTCCCGCGAGCAGCTGACGGAGTCGGTGCTGGCGTCGCTGAATTCCGTTCTGGCCGAACCGATCCAGGACGTGCTGATGAGCGACGCGCAGGGCCGGGCCTGCATCGAGACGACGACCACACTGGACCTGCAGCACACGCTGGCGATGACGGCGGGCAACATCTTTCACGGCGCCCTGTCCTGGCCGTTCGCGGACGACGACGAAGCGCTCGACATCCCGGCCCGTCAATGGGGGGTAGCGACCGCCCACGAACGAATCATGCTGTGCGGCTCGGGTGCTCGCCGCGGCGGCGCCGTATCCGGCATCGGCGGGCACAACGCCGCAATGGCAGTACTGGCCTCGATGCCGCGGACCTCTTAG
- a CDS encoding citrate synthase, whose protein sequence is MAETDDTATLKYPGGEIDLQIVKATEGADGIALGPLLSKTGYTTFDNGFVNTSACKSSITYIDGDAGILRYRGYPIDQLAEKSSFLEVSYLLIYGELPTSDQLADFTQRIQLHTMLHEDLKRFFDGFPRNAHPMPVLSSAVNALSAYYPDSLDPMDTEDVELSTIRLLAKLPTIAAYAYKKSVGQPFLYPDNSMSLVENFLRMTFGLPAEPYQADPEVVRALDMLLILHADHEQNCSTSTVRLVGSSQANLFTSISGGINALWGPLHGGANQAVLEMLQQIRESGDDVGEFVRKVKNREEGVKLMGFGHRVYKNYDPRARIVKEQADKILAKLGGDPLLDIAKQLEEAALTDDYFIERKLYPNVDFYTGLIYRALGFPVRMFTVLFALGRLPGWIAHWREMHDEGDSKIGRPRQIYTGYTERDYAGIDTR, encoded by the coding sequence GTGGCCGAAACCGACGACACCGCAACTCTGAAGTACCCAGGCGGTGAGATCGACCTGCAGATCGTCAAAGCCACTGAAGGCGCCGACGGTATTGCTCTTGGCCCGCTGTTGTCCAAGACCGGCTACACCACGTTCGACAACGGCTTCGTCAACACGTCCGCGTGCAAGAGCTCGATCACGTACATCGATGGCGACGCGGGCATCTTGCGTTACCGCGGTTACCCGATCGATCAGCTCGCCGAGAAGTCGAGCTTCCTCGAGGTCTCCTACTTGCTGATCTACGGCGAGCTGCCCACCAGCGACCAGCTGGCCGACTTCACCCAACGAATCCAGCTGCATACGATGTTGCACGAGGACCTCAAGCGGTTCTTCGACGGCTTCCCGCGCAATGCTCACCCGATGCCGGTGTTGTCCAGCGCCGTCAACGCGCTGTCGGCGTACTACCCCGACTCGCTGGACCCGATGGACACCGAGGACGTCGAGCTGTCGACGATCCGGTTGCTGGCCAAGCTGCCGACGATCGCCGCCTATGCCTACAAGAAGTCGGTCGGACAGCCGTTCCTCTACCCGGACAACTCGATGTCGCTGGTGGAGAACTTTCTGCGGATGACGTTCGGGCTGCCCGCCGAGCCGTACCAGGCCGACCCCGAAGTGGTGCGCGCGCTGGACATGCTGCTGATCCTGCACGCCGACCACGAGCAGAACTGCTCGACGTCGACGGTTCGGCTGGTGGGGTCCTCGCAGGCCAACCTGTTCACCTCGATCTCCGGTGGCATCAACGCGCTGTGGGGGCCGCTGCACGGCGGTGCCAACCAGGCCGTGCTCGAGATGCTTCAGCAGATCCGCGAGAGCGGCGATGACGTGGGCGAGTTCGTCCGCAAGGTGAAGAACCGCGAAGAGGGCGTCAAGCTGATGGGCTTCGGCCACCGGGTCTACAAGAACTACGACCCGCGCGCCCGGATCGTCAAGGAGCAGGCCGACAAGATCCTTGCCAAGCTGGGCGGCGACCCGCTGCTGGACATCGCCAAGCAGCTCGAAGAGGCTGCGCTGACCGATGACTACTTCATCGAGCGCAAGTTGTACCCCAACGTCGACTTCTACACCGGGCTGATCTACCGGGCACTCGGCTTCCCGGTCCGGATGTTCACCGTGCTGTTCGCGCTCGGCCGGCTACCCGGCTGGATCGCGCACTGGCGCGAGATGCACGACGAGGGCGACAGCAAGATCGGCCGTCCGCGCCAGATCTACACCGGCTACACCGAGCGCGACTACGCCGGAATCGACACGCGCTAA